One genomic segment of Nitrosopumilus sp. includes these proteins:
- a CDS encoding ABC transporter substrate-binding protein yields MKKLLVFMLALSIVSLMYNESFAEKNTFFDSVKFIQYLDENTALEEIRNGNLDLYYFRISSDRLENTQDREGLRVFDSTGGSYSILVNPAESDEFNPFSIKEVRFALNYLVDRKLIVNELMGGYGAPIISYYSPTDPEYLTVIEQLEGFNFKYNPTLAKQIISEELVNQGAIKNGGKWEIGGKPIEITIFIRSDDPVRKSIGEILAAELQRIGFTVKKDFGDLNKAFVVVYGSNPSDLKWSLYTEGWNRSAFVKYDSVGLGQMYSPWFSNMPGFNDPSYWNYKNEKIDGLTQKIYTGGFESYEERSKLIQDATIEGVNESVRIFLASKIDQYVTNEKISGVVNDFGAGVPSRFTPINARGENNELVVGVKQIYQGAWNPIMGLTDSYSRQIWGIISDPGSFKHPFTGETFPVRASWKVESAGPDNKIEIPQEAILWNPYLQKWENIGLNASAISKVTFDFEFSNWHNGQPMDMSDILHSLYFIIEWGTKTGENDKTFDTEFTPRAAQSIQSIKGVKQVDQDSIEVYVDYWHFDEGEIADWAILWNTMPWEITAAMEQAVLDGKASFSRSGATSKNISWLSLIIPNDAIMIKEYLINFRESNFIPISLIGLNQSNVNSNQRYESSINWIENRNHAVISNGPFYLESYAPESRTITVKSFVDESYPFKIGKWSEFENVEFPTIKKIDIKNTIQHGNEFQIKIQTENTDSILFFLTNNEGNMILSKNIKADDGNTLITIIPEDSEKLGLGANNIKIFAISNSILQPDFFESSFFATKSSQELPSSELDDVKFEENKTWLEFLIIPIIIIFVIIIIRKKRNYIKR; encoded by the coding sequence AAGAAATAAGAAATGGAAATCTTGATCTTTATTATTTTAGAATTTCATCAGACAGACTAGAAAATACTCAAGACAGGGAAGGTTTAAGAGTTTTCGATTCCACAGGAGGTTCTTATAGCATCCTCGTAAATCCAGCTGAATCAGATGAATTCAACCCATTTTCAATTAAAGAAGTCAGATTTGCACTAAATTATTTAGTGGATAGAAAATTAATTGTAAATGAGTTAATGGGGGGTTATGGTGCCCCAATTATTTCATACTATAGTCCAACAGACCCAGAGTACCTAACAGTAATTGAGCAGCTTGAAGGATTTAATTTCAAATACAATCCAACACTTGCCAAGCAAATCATTTCTGAAGAACTAGTAAATCAAGGAGCAATAAAGAACGGAGGAAAATGGGAGATAGGTGGAAAACCAATTGAAATTACAATATTCATCAGAAGTGACGATCCTGTAAGAAAATCAATTGGGGAAATTTTGGCAGCAGAATTGCAAAGAATAGGGTTTACGGTCAAAAAAGATTTTGGGGATTTGAATAAAGCGTTTGTAGTTGTTTATGGTTCAAACCCATCTGATTTGAAATGGAGTTTATACACTGAGGGGTGGAATCGTTCAGCATTTGTAAAATATGACTCTGTTGGATTAGGACAAATGTATTCTCCGTGGTTTTCAAACATGCCAGGATTCAATGACCCTTCATATTGGAATTACAAAAATGAAAAGATAGATGGTTTAACTCAGAAAATATACACTGGAGGTTTTGAATCATATGAAGAAAGATCAAAACTAATTCAAGATGCAACAATAGAAGGAGTTAATGAGTCTGTCAGAATTTTTCTAGCTAGTAAAATTGATCAATATGTAACAAATGAGAAGATCAGCGGAGTGGTAAATGATTTTGGAGCAGGTGTGCCAAGTAGATTTACTCCAATTAATGCAAGAGGGGAAAATAATGAATTAGTTGTCGGGGTTAAACAAATCTACCAAGGAGCATGGAATCCCATTATGGGGTTAACTGATAGTTATAGCAGACAAATTTGGGGCATAATTTCAGATCCAGGATCCTTCAAGCACCCATTTACCGGAGAAACATTTCCCGTCAGAGCTTCATGGAAAGTAGAATCAGCAGGACCAGATAACAAAATAGAAATTCCACAAGAAGCAATTCTTTGGAATCCATATTTACAGAAATGGGAGAATATTGGATTAAATGCATCTGCAATAAGCAAGGTCACATTTGATTTTGAGTTCAGCAATTGGCATAATGGCCAACCAATGGATATGAGTGATATTTTACATTCTCTTTACTTTATCATAGAGTGGGGAACAAAAACAGGCGAGAATGATAAAACTTTTGATACAGAATTTACACCAAGAGCTGCTCAAAGTATTCAATCAATTAAAGGAGTAAAACAAGTAGATCAAGATTCAATTGAAGTGTATGTAGATTATTGGCATTTTGATGAAGGAGAAATTGCAGATTGGGCAATTTTGTGGAATACTATGCCATGGGAGATCACTGCTGCAATGGAACAAGCAGTGTTAGATGGAAAAGCATCGTTTTCAAGATCAGGGGCAACAAGCAAAAATATCAGCTGGTTATCACTAATTATTCCAAATGATGCAATAATGATCAAAGAGTATCTAATTAATTTTAGAGAATCTAACTTTATTCCAATTTCCCTAATAGGATTAAACCAGTCCAATGTAAATTCCAATCAAAGATATGAATCATCAATTAATTGGATTGAGAATAGAAATCATGCAGTGATTAGCAATGGGCCATTCTATTTAGAATCATATGCACCTGAATCTAGAACCATTACAGTAAAATCATTTGTAGATGAATCATATCCATTCAAAATTGGAAAGTGGTCAGAATTTGAAAATGTAGAATTTCCAACTATCAAAAAAATAGATATAAAAAATACAATACAACATGGAAATGAATTTCAAATAAAAATACAAACAGAAAATACAGATTCAATCCTATTCTTCTTAACTAACAATGAAGGAAACATGATTTTATCAAAAAATATCAAAGCAGATGATGGAAATACTTTGATTACGATTATTCCAGAAGACTCTGAAAAATTAGGACTTGGGGCAAACAATATCAAAATATTTGCAATTTCAAATTCAATTTTACAGCCTGATTTTTTTGAATCAAGTTTTTTTGCAACTAAAAGCAGTCAAGAATTACCATCAAGTGAATTAGATGATGTGAAGTTTGAAGAAAATAAAACATGGTTAGAATTTTTAATAATTCCAATCATCATTATTTTTGTAATTATCATTATTCGCAAAAAAAGAAATTATATCAAACGATAA
- a CDS encoding DUF367 family protein: MKLQVLMFYQDDPKKCTAAKMVKFGLAQSIKKIGNKGMVLDPFSEKFLLPKDKTTINSIVGIDCSWNLADKAFSKNFNGIKRKLPPLFAGNPLNYSKLSKLTTVEALSASLFIMGFHDQSMELLDKFKWGHTFYDLNQNLLEDYSKLESEDQIERILKDYRLI, translated from the coding sequence ATGAAATTACAGGTTTTGATGTTTTATCAGGATGATCCAAAAAAATGTACCGCAGCTAAGATGGTCAAATTTGGTCTTGCTCAAAGTATCAAAAAAATTGGTAATAAGGGAATGGTGTTAGATCCTTTTTCAGAAAAATTTCTTTTACCTAAAGATAAGACTACAATTAATTCTATAGTTGGAATTGACTGTTCATGGAATTTAGCAGATAAGGCCTTTTCTAAAAATTTTAATGGTATTAAAAGAAAACTTCCTCCACTATTTGCTGGAAATCCATTAAATTATTCTAAACTTAGTAAACTAACTACTGTTGAAGCCCTTTCTGCTTCATTATTTATTATGGGATTTCATGATCAATCTATGGAGTTACTTGATAAATTCAAATGGGGTCATACATTCTATGATCTAAATCAGAATCTTTTGGAGGATTACTCAAAATTAGAATCAGAGGATCAAATAGAACGAATTCTAAAAGATTATCGTTTGATATAA